From a single Lolium rigidum isolate FL_2022 chromosome 7, APGP_CSIRO_Lrig_0.1, whole genome shotgun sequence genomic region:
- the LOC124678979 gene encoding cationic amino acid transporter 8, vacuolar-like: MAGGDQPPAGEGRRYWRWSKADFFPEPSFQSWRSYGGALAATVPRLRDRVAARSTDAIEAGTLLAESENPLRRCLSWVDLAFLGFGSVVGSGVFVLTGQEARFDAGPAIPLAYAAAGFSALLSSFCYAELATEIPSAGGSFSYLRVELGDMAAFLAAGNILLEAVVGAAGLGRSWTSYLAALLGRDSDSLRIHVPALAEGFNLLDPIAVVVLISTSALAMSGARLTSTINSLASVIGIVIIAFVMGFGFSHFDSSNLEPSFFPFGAAGVFRAAAVVYWSYTGFDMVATMAEETKNPGRDVPLGLLSSMSAITVVYCAMSLALVGMQKYSDIDPNAAYSVAFAATGLKWARYVVALGALKGMTSGLLVGALGQARYTTQIARTHMIPPYFALVHPKTGTPVYATMAVTLGAACVALFSSLDVLASVSSISTLFIFALVAVALLVRRYYVAGRTPASQLRTFLAFLALLLVSSIGMSVYYNSSYAGRWPGYVVFGIGWAAGTAGLAFGAKQQRVPKMYGVPLMPWLPAMSVATNLFLMGSLGSLAYMRFGICTAAMLVYYVLFGVHATYDVAHSRDGADAVADNVEQGKIALPVSTAPA; the protein is encoded by the coding sequence atggcgggcgGGGATCAGCCGCCGGCCGGAGAGGGCCGGAGGTACTGGCGGTGGAGCAAGGCGGATTTTTTCCCGGAGCCGTCGTTCCAGAGCTGGCGCTCCTACGGCGGCGCGCTCGCGGCCACCGTGCCGCGTCTGCGCGACCGCGTGGCCGCCCGCTCCACcgacgccatcgaggccgggacgCTGCTCGCCGAGAGCGAGAACCCGCTGCGCCGCTGCCTTTCATGGGTCGACCTCGCCTTCCTCGGATTCGGCTCCGTCGTCGGCTCCGGCGTCTTCGTGCTCACCGGCCAGGAGGCGCGCTTCGACGCCGGCCCGGCCATCCCGCTCGCCTACGCCGCCGCGGGATTCTCCGCCCTGCTCTCGTCCTTCTGCTACGCTGAGCTGGCCACCGAGATCCCATCTGCCGGGGGCTCGTTCTCGTATCTGCGGGTCGAGCTGGGCGACATGGCGGCGTTCCTCGCCGCCGGGAACATACTGCTTGAGGCCGTCGTCGGGGCGGCGGGGCTCGGCCGGTCCTGGACCTCATACCTCGCCGCTCTCCTCGGGCGCGACAGCGACTCGCTCCGCATCCACGTGCCGGCGCTCGCCGAGGGGTTCAATCTGCTCGACCCCATCGCCGTCGTGGTCCTCATCTCCACCTCGGCCCTGGCCATGTCCGGCGCGCGCctcacctccaccatcaactcGCTGGCGTCCGTGATCGGCATCGTCATCATCGCCTTCGTCATGGGCTTCGGGTTCTCGCACTTCGACTCCAGCAACCTCGAGCCGTCCTTCTTCCCTTTCGGGGCCGCGGGCGTGTTCCGCGCGGCGGCAGTGGTGTACTGGTCGTACACGGGGTTCGACATGGTGGCCACCATGGCGGAGGAGACCAAGAACCCCGGCCGGGACGTGCCGCTCGGCCTGTTGTCCTCCATGTCGGCGATCACCGTGGTCTACTGCGCCATGTCCCTGGCGCTGGTCGGCATGCAGAAGTACAGCGACATCGACCCCAACGCGGCCTACTCGGTGGCGTTCGCCGCGACGGGGCTCAAGTGGGCGCGCTACGTCGTGGCGCTGGGCGCGCTCAAGGGCATGACGAGCGGCCTCCTGGTCGGCGCGCTGGGGCAGGCGCGCTACACCACGCAGATCGCGCGCACGCACATGATCCCGCCCTACTTCGCGCTCGTGCACCCCAAGACCGGCACGCCCGTCTACGCCACCATGGCCGTCACGCTCGGcgccgcctgcgtcgcgctcttcTCCAGCCTGGACGTGCTCGCGTCGGTCTCCTCCATCAGCACGCTCTTCATCTTCGCGCTCGTGGCCGTGGCCCTGCTCGTCCGCCGCTACTACGTCGCCGGGAGGACGCCGGCCTCGCAGCTTCGCACCTTCCTGGCCTTCCTGGCGCTGCTCCTCGTGTCGTCCATCGGCATGTCGGTGTACTACAACTCGAGCTACGCCGGGCGGTGGCCGGGGTACGTGGTGTTCGGCATTGGATGGGCGGCCGGCACGGCGGGGCTAGCGTTTGGCGCGAAGCAGCAGCGCGTGCCCAAGATGTACGGCGTGCCGCTCATGCCGTGGCTGCCGGCCATGTCGGTGGCCACCAACCTGTTCCTGATGGGCTCGCTCGGGTCACTGGCCTACATGCGCTTCGGCATCTGCACGGCGGCGATGCTCGTCTACTACGTGCTCTTCGGCGTGCACGCGACCTATGACGTGGCGCACTCTCGGGATGGCGCCGACGCCGTGGCCGATAATGTCGAGCAGGGAAAGATTGCGCTGCCGGTCTCCACGGCGCCTGCATGA